ACGAAAAGGCATTACAGATGGATCCCAACTTTATTGAAGCAAAATATGGGTTGGCAATCCTATTATTTTATCAGAAAGATAACAGGTCAAAAGCTGTTCAAATGATGGAGGAGATAACAAAGCAAAAACCAACCTTTTACAGAGCACGGTTTGCACTGGGAAGGTTTTATTATGAAAATAAAGACCTTACTAAGTCACTATCGGTTTACCAGGATCTTTATACTGATCTAGAAAAAATGGATTCACCGCTGGCAAAGGAGTATAAACAGGCGTGTAAAGAAAATATCCAGCGAATAACTACGGAGTTAGCACGGTAATTATATGGACAAGAAAAAATATGCTGTAGCGTTATCATTGATGAGTTCTGGTTTATGGCATTTTTATTCTAAAAATGATCCTGAAACAATTTATAATGAATATGTTTTAGCAGATGACAGAAAAGTTCAGGAATACTATACAAGCTGGTATTCCATGTTGCCACTTGAAGAAGCAGATAAAATTATTGAGTTATGTAACAAAATGAATGTCAGGATGATTTCTTATTGGGATCAGGAATATCCTGCATTATTAAAAGAAATTGCTTATCCTCCCGCTGTTTTATATATACGGGGTAGCCTGCCTCAAAAAACATGCCTTGCCATTGTTGGTACCAGAAATGATGATCCTCAATCGGGTTCAATTGCTGAAAAGCTGTCAGGTCTTTTAGCCCGGTATGATATTGCTATTGTCAGTGGTCTTGCAATTGGGATTGATAGAAGAGCACATATAGGGGCATTAAAAGTAGGTGGATCAACAATAGGTGTCATGGCAAATGGTATTGATATGTTATATCCTGCAAGTAACCGTGATATCTACACTGATATTATTAATTCAGGCAATGGGTGTGTGTTATCTGAATATCCTCCAAAAGTGCGTATCACCAGGTGGACTTTTGTACGCAGAAATAGAATTGTTAGCGGATTATCAAAAGGTGTTATTGTCATTAAAGCCGGTGAAAAAAGCGGAGCACTTATTACTGCCCAGTATGCTCTTGAACAAAATAGGGAATTATTTGTTTGCACGGGACATTCTTTTGATGAAGGTTACAAAGGGTGCTATAAGCTGTTAAAAGAGGGTGCACACCCTGTTTTTAATGAACAGGATATCTTAGAAATTTGTAGTGTTGACAGGTTATACCGTCAACCAACATTATTTGAAGGCATACAGTACAGTGCAGATACTTCAAGTGCACATTTTGCTGCGTATGAAGATGATGATATAGTCAAAACTCTGAAACAGGGTTCAATGGATATTGATTCACTCATACGTGCAGTGGGAAAAAGCAGCGGGGAAGTCCTTGAAAAATTAACAAACCTGGAATTAGACGGCGTTATAGTACGTCTTGGAAATGTAATATCGTTGAATAAATAAAGGGTTATATGATAATTAAACGAGTCCTTATAATCATGTTAGCACTACTGTGGGCAATAAGCTTTATTCAGATTTTTTCTGTGCCACCGTATATTGGGGATATATTTGGTATATATAAATCGGGTTATTTTAAAGAACTTGAAAGAAATATGTATATTATAACCGATAGTTTTTTACATATTAAAACAATGTCAAAACCAGAATATGCCTGGATATACTTAGATGATTTGCAGAAACGTTCTGGTATAACCATCACGGTGTATGATGCACAGGGCAATCTTGTTAAAGCACCGGGCATGACCGAAACGGTTAACGATACAGCGGTTATGAATGTGTGTAGCGATATAAAGCCACAACCTCAATTTACAGTAAGGGGAAGACTATACCATGGCATAATACCAATTTACCGAAAGTCAGAATGTAATTTTTGCCATCAGCCTTCACAA
This genomic interval from Spirochaetota bacterium contains the following:
- the dprA gene encoding DNA-processing protein DprA — its product is MDKKKYAVALSLMSSGLWHFYSKNDPETIYNEYVLADDRKVQEYYTSWYSMLPLEEADKIIELCNKMNVRMISYWDQEYPALLKEIAYPPAVLYIRGSLPQKTCLAIVGTRNDDPQSGSIAEKLSGLLARYDIAIVSGLAIGIDRRAHIGALKVGGSTIGVMANGIDMLYPASNRDIYTDIINSGNGCVLSEYPPKVRITRWTFVRRNRIVSGLSKGVIVIKAGEKSGALITAQYALEQNRELFVCTGHSFDEGYKGCYKLLKEGAHPVFNEQDILEICSVDRLYRQPTLFEGIQYSADTSSAHFAAYEDDDIVKTLKQGSMDIDSLIRAVGKSSGEVLEKLTNLELDGVIVRLGNVISLNK